The Argopecten irradians isolate NY chromosome 6, Ai_NY, whole genome shotgun sequence genome has a window encoding:
- the LOC138326503 gene encoding uncharacterized protein — MHAIRREDECTRKIWTPTKTSVVCKAHFSPDDYTCTCTYCLSLMKLRRYTTNFELSKVFSISESSVKNIVYTWIIFKSKQWQEINIWPSRSLVRYFAPSDFKAKFPTTRVIVDGTECPINTIKILVGSTPGGLVNYVSTAYGGCTSDGQIVERCRFVNICDPGDSVMADKGFNVQDLFARMDVTVNIPTFFKKRNRMNSKTLMRDRKITSKRVHIERVIGLGKTFKILTNPLNSTETKLSSHITFCCYMLCNFKTCIIPRDA; from the exons ATGCATGCCATAAGACGTGAAGATGAGTGCACAAGGAAGATCTGGACGCCGACAAAGACATCTGTCGTTTGCAAGGCCCATTTTTCACCGGACGATTACAC atgtacatgtacgtactgtTTGTCACTTATGAAGCTCAGGCGTTACACAACAAACTTTGAGTTGTCCAAAGTTTTCTCAATATCTGAGTCTAgtgtaaaaaatattgtatatacttGGATCATATTTAAGTCCAAACAGTGGCAGGAAATTAATATTTGGCCATCTCGCAGTTTAGTGAGGTACTTTGCCCCATCTGACTTCAAAGCCAAGTTCCCAACAACTAGAGTTATAGTAGATGGCACCGAATGTCCCATTAACACCATAAAGATTCTAGTTGGATCAACACCAGGTGGATTGGTTAACTATGTTTCAACTGCATACGGTGGGTGTACAAGTGACGGTCAAATTGTTGAAAGATGTAGGTTTGTAAATATTTGTGATCCTGGAGACAGTGTGATGGCGGATAAAGGTTTTAACGTACAAGATCTTTTTGCTAGAATGGATGTCACTGTGAACATACCAACCTTCTTCAAAAAAAGAAACAGAATGAATTCAAAAACACTTATGCGAGATAGAAAAATCACAAGTAAAAGAGTCCACATTGAAAGAGTGATTGGTCTtggaaaaacatttaaaattctaacAAATCCTCTTAACAGTACTGAGACTAAACTTTCATCACATATCACATTCTGCTGTTATATGCTTTGTAACTTCAAAACTTGTATCATTCCTAGAGATGCTTAA